The sequence below is a genomic window from Myxococcota bacterium.
CCTCGATCTCGCCGGGGCACGCCAGCTCGATCTGCCCGTCGGCCCGGTCGTGGAAGCCGTGGGCGAGATAGGCCTCGAGCGCGCGCGGGTCCCAGTCGGCGAAGGTTCCTTTCTCGCGCCAGCGGGCGCGCAGCGCGGCGCGCGAGGCGAACACGTGCGTGCGCTTGCGCGCGATGTCGGCGGCCACGTTGGGTCCGCGCGGGAAGGGATCGGCGTTGGGGAAGTCGGCGGGCGGGGGCACGATCACGGGGTCGAGCAGGACGATGCGCTCGAAGCGCTCGGGCTCGCGCGCGGTCGCGTTCATGAGACACGTGCCGCCGAAGCTGTGACCCACGCCCAGCGCGAACCGGGCCGCGCCGGTCTCCCCGAGCACTCGCTCCGCCACCGCGGACAGGTCGAGCGCGAACTCGACCCAGGCGTAGGGCCCGGGCGGCGCCGGCTTGTCGGAGTCGCCGTGGCCGCGGGCGTCGTAGGCGAACACGTGGAAGCGGGCGCACAGGCCTTCGGCCAGGGGGCCGAGCACGTCGGCGCAGAAGCCGTTGGCGTGGGCGAGCAGGGCCGGCGGGCCGTCGCCGCCGAAGTCGACGATGTTGAGCGCCAGGCCGCGCTCGGGCAGGAAGCGTTTGCCGCGCTCGATCTCGGGAGGTCGGGTCACGGCGCGGCATTCTACGGTGTAGCCTCGCCCCGATGCGCGCAGCGGACGTGGCGGTGGTCGGCGGCGGGGTGATCGGCGCCGCGTGCGCCTGGTCGCTGGCGCGCCACGGGGCCTCTGTGGTGCTGCTGGAACGCGACGCCGTGGGCGCGCACGCCTCGGGCGCCGCGGCCGGTATGCTGGCGCCGATCGCCGAGACCTGGGGCGCGGGGCCGATCTTCGCGGCCGGGCTCGAGTCACTGCGTGCGTTGGAGGGCGACGTCGACGAGCTCCGCGCGCTCTCGGGCGTGGATCCCGAGCTCGTGCGCTCGGGCGTGCTGCGCGTGGCGGGCGAGCCGGAAGCCGGCGCGCTGCGCGGTCACGCGCGGGCGCTCGAGGCGGCCGGCTGCAGCTGGCTCGACGCAGGCGAGCTGCGCAAGCTCGAGCCCGGCATCGGACGGAGCTTCGCGGGCGCCGTGCACTCGGCGCGCGAGGGCCACGTCGACCCGGCGCGGCTCACGCGCGCGTACGCGGGAGCGGCCGCCCGCCGCGGGGCGCGCATCGAGACGGGCGTCGAGGTGATGGGCCTGGTGCGCGCCGGCGCGCGAGTCACCGGCGTGCGCACCGCCGCCGGAGAGCTTCCCGCGCATGACACCATCCTGTGTACGGGCGCATGGGCGGCCCGCGCGGGCGACTGGCTCGGCGTGGCCGTGCCGGTGACTCCGGTGAAGGGCCAGATGCTGGCGCTCGACGCCGCGGGCCGGCGCGGGGGGCCCATCCTGTGGAGCGACGACGCCTATCTCGTGCCCCGGCCCGACGGCGAGCTGCGCGTCGGCGCCACCGTGGAGCACGCCGGCTTCGACGCACGGCCCACGGCCGCCGGCGCGGCGGGTCTGCTCGCGGGTGCGTTCGCGCTGGTGCCCGAGCTGCGCGCCGCGACCTTGCTCCGGGTCTGGGCGGGTCTTCGGCCCGGCAGCCCCGACGAGCTTCCGCTGATCGGACCCGCACCGGGCGTCGCCGGCGCCTGGCTCGCCGCCGGCCACTTCCGCAACGGCATCCTGCTCGCTGCGCTCACCGGCGCGGCGCTCGCCGACGAGATTCTCGACGGGCGGCGCCCGCCCGGGCTCGCGCCCTTTGACCCGGCGCGGCACAGAAGGGAGAATCCGTCCCTCGACGAGCCAACGTCCGGGAGGAGCTCATGAAGGCCGCAGTGCTGCGAGAAGTGAAGAAGCCGCTGGTGATCGAAGACATCGAGGTCTCGAAGCCGGGTCCGCACGAGGTGCTGGTGCGCACCGTCGCCGCGGGCGTGTGTCACAGCGACCTGCACTTCCAGAACGGCTCGTACATGTACCCCATGCCCGCGGTGCTGGGTCACGAGTCGGCGGGCGTGGTCGAGCAGGTGGGCTCCGAGGTGCGCTACGTGGCGCCGGGCGACCACGTGATCACCTGTCTGTCGGTGTTCTGCGGTCACTGTGAGTTCTGTCTCTCGGGCCGGCCGGCGCTGTGCACCAAGGTCGACACGCGGCGCAAGCACACCGACCCGCCGCGCCTCTCGCAGGGCGGGAAGCCGGTGTGGCAGTTCCTCGACCTGTCCTCGTACGCCGAGCAGATGCTGGTGCACGAGAACGCGATCGTGAAGATCACCAAGGACATGCCGCTCGACCGCGCGGCGCTGATCGGCTGCGGAGTCACCACCGGCGTGGGCGCGGTGTTCAACACCGCCAAGGTCCCGCCCGGCGCGACCGTGGCGGTGATCGGCTGCGGCGGCGTGGGTCTCTCGGCCGTGCAGGGCGCGTCGATCGCGGGCGCGGGCCGCGTCATCGCGGTCGACATGCTCGACTCCAAGCTCGAGCTCGCGCGCAAGATGGGCGCGACCGACGCCGTGAATCCGAAGAAGGGTGACCCGGTCCAGCAGGTGAAGGACCTGACCGGCGGCGGGGTCGACTACTCGTTCGAGGCCATCGGGCTCAAGATCGCCGCGGAGCAGGCGTTCGGCATGCTGAAGAACGGCGGCACCGCGA
It includes:
- a CDS encoding alpha/beta hydrolase; amino-acid sequence: MTRPPEIERGKRFLPERGLALNIVDFGGDGPPALLAHANGFCADVLGPLAEGLCARFHVFAYDARGHGDSDKPAPPGPYAWVEFALDLSAVAERVLGETGAARFALGVGHSFGGTCLMNATAREPERFERIVLLDPVIVPPPADFPNADPFPRGPNVAADIARKRTHVFASRAALRARWREKGTFADWDPRALEAYLAHGFHDRADGQIELACPGEIEAAVYEAGRGFDAWKDAAALTRPALYLHAGRGSFPGALVDRLVALAPTIERETLDDPHLMAMTDPDGIAQRVLEWLR
- the thiO gene encoding glycine oxidase ThiO is translated as MRAADVAVVGGGVIGAACAWSLARHGASVVLLERDAVGAHASGAAAGMLAPIAETWGAGPIFAAGLESLRALEGDVDELRALSGVDPELVRSGVLRVAGEPEAGALRGHARALEAAGCSWLDAGELRKLEPGIGRSFAGAVHSAREGHVDPARLTRAYAGAAARRGARIETGVEVMGLVRAGARVTGVRTAAGELPAHDTILCTGAWAARAGDWLGVAVPVTPVKGQMLALDAAGRRGGPILWSDDAYLVPRPDGELRVGATVEHAGFDARPTAAGAAGLLAGAFALVPELRAATLLRVWAGLRPGSPDELPLIGPAPGVAGAWLAAGHFRNGILLAALTGAALADEILDGRRPPGLAPFDPARHRRENPSLDEPTSGRSS
- a CDS encoding Zn-dependent alcohol dehydrogenase, translating into MKAAVLREVKKPLVIEDIEVSKPGPHEVLVRTVAAGVCHSDLHFQNGSYMYPMPAVLGHESAGVVEQVGSEVRYVAPGDHVITCLSVFCGHCEFCLSGRPALCTKVDTRRKHTDPPRLSQGGKPVWQFLDLSSYAEQMLVHENAIVKITKDMPLDRAALIGCGVTTGVGAVFNTAKVPPGATVAVIGCGGVGLSAVQGASIAGAGRVIAVDMLDSKLELARKMGATDAVNPKKGDPVQQVKDLTGGGVDYSFEAIGLKIAAEQAFGMLKNGGTATVIGMIPLGQKVELPGVDFLFEKKIQGSSMGSNRFRTDMPKYVDMYLAGKLNLDDLVSKRIKLADVNDAFAALEKGEVARQVIMMS